One stretch of Euphorbia lathyris chromosome 7, ddEupLath1.1, whole genome shotgun sequence DNA includes these proteins:
- the LOC136201006 gene encoding auxin response factor 19-like, with product MKMPANGAGVAAPAPAPAAATNPVEGVEKKCINPELWQACAGPLASLPAAGTHVVYFPQGHSEQVAASMKKDADAQIPNYPNLPSQLLCLLHNVTLHADPETDEVYAQMTLQPVPSFDKDALLRSDLTLKSHKPQTEFFCKTLTASDTSTHGGFSVPRRAAEKIFPPLDFTMQPPAQELVARDLHDSVWTFRHIYRGQPKRHLLTTGWSLFVSGKRLFAGDSVLFIRDEKQQLLLGIRRANRQPANLSSSVLSSDSMHIGILAAAAHAAANNSPFTVFYNPRASPSEFVIPLAKYYKAVSSNQISLGMRFRMMFETEESGTRRYMGTITGISDLDSVRWKNSRWRNLQVGWDESTAGERRNRVSIWEIEPVTAPFFICPPPFFRSKRPRQPGMLDDDSSDLDNQFKKIPWLSDELYMKDSQSLPGLSLVQWMNMQQNPSLVNSMQPNYMQSLSGSVLQNLAGSDLSCQLGLSAPQLSQPNNLQFNTQRLPQQAQQLDQLSKLPSSLNPLGSIIQSQHQLGDISQQPRQNLVTQTLPSSQVQSQILQPQTTVQNGNMLLQGHQLPRNLPLTLQQQQQQQQQQNQQQHVLGQNQQSLIQGVLPDQVNPPLQMPENHIQYQLLQKLQQQQQSLLAQQSMMMQPSQFVQFQDPQRQLLEVSQGMPRSMQPNPLSEMPQTTPTSLPQQHMSKNTSQTNGMFSHMPQQPKFQQQQQQQQPGILSEIPAHMGHATSAINQLSTAGNGIVNTAAAAAALSGVTEDVPSCSTSPSTNNFSNVVQPIMNNQAHQTTTMGDDMAQSASTLLSPSVLETMSCNSNLVKDVQQKSDVKPSVTITKNQSQGFFAPLTYLNGATGQTDYLDTSSSTTSVCVSQNDVNLQRNNNSCSYNPQSFMMRDTSQDVEIQADPRHNTPYGTNVTDQLGVPTNSDHVLAKDRIGLGKGFSDNLSSGGVLTNCENSKDPQHDLSSSMVSQSFGVPDVNFNSIDSRLNDNSFLNRGSWGGPQPQFQRMRTYTKVYKRGAVGRSIDITRYMGYDELKHDLARRFGIEGQLEDRQRVGWKLVYVDHENDVLLVGDDPWEEFVNCVRCIKILSPQEVQQMSLDGDFENSALPNHACSSSDNGNT from the exons ATGAAGATGCCGGCGAATGGTGCTGGAGTAGCAGCTCCCGCTCCCGCTCCCGCCGCCGCTACTAATCCGGTTGAAG GAGTAGAGAAGAAGTGTATTAATCCAGAGTTATGGCAAGCTTGTGCAGGGCCGTTGGCGAGCTTGCCGGCGGCAGGGACTCATGTGGTTTATTTCCCACAAGGTCACAGTGAACAG GTTGCTGCATCAATGAAGAAAGATGCAGATGCTCAAATACCGAACTATCCGAATCTTCCTTCACAGCTTTTATGTCTCCTTCACAATGTGACCTTGCAT gCGGACCCCGAAACAGATGAAGTTTATGCCCAGATGACACTTCAGCCTGTTCCTTCT TTTGACAAAGATGCATTGCTAAGATCAGATCTTACACTGAAGTCACATAAGCCACAAACTGAGTTTTTCTGTAAAACATTAACTGCAAGTGACACGAGCACTCATGGAGGATTTTCAGTGCCACGCCGTGCAGCTGAGAAGATTTTCCCTCCTCTT GATTTCACCATGCAACCGCCTGCTCAAGAACTTGTAGCCAGGGATTTGCATGATAGCGTCTGGACTTTCCGTCATATCTATCGCG GACAGCCAAAGCGTCACTTACTTACAACAGGATGGAGCCTATTTGTTAGTGGAAAAAGGCTATTTGCTGGTGACTCGGTTTTATTTATCAG GGATGAAAAGCAGCAACTTCTCTTGGGCATCAGACGGGCAAACAGGCAACCTGCAAATTTATCTTCATCAGTGTTGTCTAGTGACAGTATGCACATTGGGATCTTAGCTGCTGCAGCCCATGCAGCAGCAAATAATAGCCCTTTTACTGTGTTTTATAATCCAAG GGCTAGTCCATCAGAATTCGTTATTCCCTTGGCCAAATATTACAAGGCAGTGTCTAGCAACCAAATATCTCTTGGCATGCGGTTTCGGATGATGTTTGAAACTGAAGAATCAGGAACAAGAAG GTATATGGGCACAATTACAGGTATTAGTGATCTTGATTCCGTAAGGTGGAAGAACTCACGATGGCGCAATTTGCAG GTTGGATGGGATGAGTCAACTGCTGGAGAAAGACGGAATCGAGTTTCAATCTGGGAGATTGAACCAGTGACTGCTCCGTTTTTCATATGCCCCCCACCATTCTTTAGATCTAAGCGTCCAAGGCAACCTGGAATGCTAG ATGATGATTCATCTGATTTAGATAACCAATTTAAGAAGATACCTTGGCTTAGTGATGAACTCTATATGAAGGATTCCCAATCTCTGCCTGGTCTAAGCTTAGTCCAGTGGATGAACATGCAGCAAAATCCTTCACTTGTTAATTCAATGCAGCCGAATTACATGCAGTCGTTATCAGGATCCGTTCTACAGAACTTAGCAGGGTCTGATCTTTCCTGTCAGTTAGGCTTGTCAGCACCACAATTATCTCAGCCTAACAACTTACAGTTCAACACCCAGCGGCTGCCTCAGCAAGCACAGCAGCTAGATCAACTTTCAAAGCTGCCATCGTCACTAAACCCACTAGGTTCCATCATACAGTCTCAGCACCAGTTGGGCGATATCTCTCAACAACCAAGGCAAAATTTGGTAACTCAAACTCTGCCGTCAAGTCAAGTTCAATCTCAGATTTTGCAGCCTCAAACTACAGTCCAAAATGGAAACATGCTTCTGCAAGGCCATCAACTTCCTCGAAATCTTCCTCTGACCctgcagcagcagcagcagcagcagcagcagcagaatCAGCAACAGCATGTTTTGGGTCAGAACCAGCAAAGCTTAATACAAGGCGTGTTGCCGGATCAAGTAAACCCACCATTACAAATGCCTGAGAATCATATTCAGTATCAACTGTTGCAAAAGCTTCAACAGCAACAGCAATCACTTTTGGCACAGCAATCTATGATGATGCAACCTAGTCAATTTGTGCAGTTTCAGGATCCACAGAGGCAGCTTTTGGAGGTATCTCAGGGCATGCCAAGGTCCATGCAACCAAATCCATTGTCAGAGATGCCTCAAACTACACCCACCTCACTTCCTCAACAGCATATGTCAAAGAATACCAGCCAGACTAATGGCATGTTCTCTCATATGCCTCAGCAGCCGAAATTTcaacagcagcagcagcagcagcagcctGGCATATTGTCAGAAATACCTGCACATATGGGACATGCGACTTCAGCGATCAATCAACTCTCAACAGCTGGTAATGGTATAGTTAatacagcagcagcagcagcagcgcTTTCTGGGGTTACGGAGGATGTTCCATCTTGTTCAACTTCACCTTCcacaaataatttttcaaatgtgGTTCAACCAATAATGAATAATCAGGCACACCAAACCACCACAATGGGGGATGACATGGCTCAGTCTGCTTCAACACTCTTGAGTCCAAGTGTCTTGGAAACAATGTCGTGCAATAGTAACTTGGTTAAAGATGTGCAACAGAAATCCGATGTTAAACCTTCGGTGACCATCACAAAGAACCAAAGTCAAGGTTTTTTCGCCCCATTGACATACCTAAATGGTGCAACTGGGCAGACCGATTATTTGGATACCTCTTCTTCTACAACATCAGTTTGTGTTTCTCAGAACGATGTGAATTTGCAGCGGAATAACAATTCATGCTCGTATAATCCACAATCATTTATGATGAGAGACACAAGCCAAGATGTTGAAATACAAGCAGATCCCAGACATAATACTCCATATGGAACTAATGTCACTGACCAACTCGGTGTACCTACAAATTCTGACCATGTTTTAGCTAAAGACAGAATCGGTTTGGGGAAGGGTTTCTCAGACAATCTTTCTTCAGGGGGTGTTCTTACAAACTGTGAAAATTCAAAGGATCCTCAACATGACCTTTCATCTTCAATGGTTTCCCAGTCATTTGGAGTTCCAGATGTcaacttcaattcaattgactCCAGACTTAATGATAACAGCTTCTTGAACAGAGGTTCTTGGGGCGGCCCTCAACCACAGTTTCAGCGAATGAGAACATATACAAAG GTGTACAAACGAGGAGCTGTGGGAAGGTCAATTGATATAACCAGATATATGGGTTATGATGAGCTAAAACATGATCTGGCTCGGAGGTTCGGAATAGAGGGACAGTTGGAAGACCGGCAGAGGGTAGGCTGGAAACTTGTTTATGTAGATCATGAAAATGATGTCCTGCTAGTAGGGGATGATCCATGGGA